A region of Maridesulfovibrio sp. DNA encodes the following proteins:
- the lipA gene encoding lipoyl synthase: protein MSSEKSSEKYLRIPPWLRVKLPTGRTFNNTSKMLEDLNLNTVCQSAKCPNCWDCFSRKVATFLIMGSNCTRNCAFCNIAPGRIDPLDADEPRRVSEAVKRLELKYAVVTSVTRDDLSDGGAAHFAETIERIRAEHPECKVEVLIPDFKGNLDALKTVIAAKPDVINHNVETPPALYPEIRPQADYRQSLELIERVKQLSDIHAKSGLMVGLGETDDQVYQVINDLAAINCDIITIGQYMRPSKAHPAVKRYVEPSVFDKYAEYGQKISVPHMFCAPLVRSSFNAAEAFDKL from the coding sequence ATGTCTTCAGAGAAGAGTTCGGAAAAATATTTACGGATACCGCCGTGGCTGCGGGTTAAGCTACCTACAGGAAGGACCTTTAACAACACCAGCAAAATGTTGGAAGACCTGAACCTGAACACGGTCTGCCAGAGTGCCAAATGCCCCAACTGCTGGGACTGCTTTTCGCGCAAGGTGGCGACCTTCCTGATCATGGGCAGCAACTGCACACGCAACTGTGCTTTCTGCAACATCGCTCCCGGCCGGATTGATCCCCTTGATGCGGACGAACCGCGCCGAGTTTCAGAAGCAGTCAAACGGCTGGAACTGAAATATGCGGTAGTAACCTCCGTAACCCGTGACGACCTGTCCGATGGTGGAGCCGCCCATTTTGCGGAAACCATCGAGCGCATCCGTGCCGAACACCCAGAATGCAAAGTGGAAGTGCTGATTCCGGATTTCAAAGGCAATCTGGATGCATTGAAAACAGTCATCGCAGCCAAACCGGACGTAATCAACCATAACGTTGAAACCCCGCCCGCGCTTTACCCGGAAATCCGTCCACAGGCTGATTACAGGCAAAGCCTTGAGCTGATCGAAAGGGTCAAACAACTCAGCGACATACACGCCAAATCAGGCCTTATGGTAGGACTTGGAGAAACGGATGATCAGGTCTATCAAGTAATCAACGACCTTGCCGCAATTAATTGCGACATAATCACCATCGGGCAATACATGCGTCCTTCCAAGGCGCACCCGGCAGTGAAACGCTACGTTGAACCGTCAGTTTTTGACAAGTACGCCGAATACGGTCAAAAAATAAGTGTACCGCACATGTTCTGTGCGCCGCTTGTACGCAGTTCGTTCAATGCTGCCGAGGCCTTTGACAAGCTCTAG
- the lipB gene encoding lipoyl(octanoyl) transferase LipB: MEFIDLGLIPHGEAEKIQLARLNQVMEGTAGDALYLLEHPPVVTLGRQGGLENLLISEEALKQMGAEVVPTTRGGNITCHYPGQLVVYPVMRIEKRRGGIKKFFHDMEETAIRTAARFGVEAARSEGRPGVWVGPGKLCSIGIGVKKWITYHGLSFNVSSDMKLFDAITLCGLHGAHPTSLSREAGKEISTEEVKDVFREEFGKIFTDTAVAAG, encoded by the coding sequence ATGGAATTTATAGATCTTGGATTAATCCCCCACGGGGAAGCTGAAAAAATCCAGCTGGCACGGCTGAATCAGGTCATGGAAGGGACTGCAGGTGATGCCCTTTATCTTTTGGAGCATCCGCCGGTGGTTACACTGGGCAGGCAGGGCGGATTGGAAAACCTGCTCATCAGCGAAGAAGCCCTCAAGCAGATGGGGGCAGAAGTGGTCCCGACCACGCGGGGCGGCAACATAACCTGCCATTACCCCGGACAGTTGGTGGTCTACCCTGTCATGCGTATTGAAAAAAGACGCGGCGGCATCAAGAAATTCTTCCATGACATGGAAGAGACTGCGATACGTACAGCGGCCCGGTTCGGCGTGGAAGCAGCCAGAAGCGAAGGCAGGCCCGGAGTATGGGTCGGCCCCGGCAAGCTCTGCTCCATAGGCATCGGGGTAAAGAAATGGATTACCTACCACGGCTTGTCATTCAATGTTTCAAGTGACATGAAACTTTTCGACGCCATCACCCTCTGCGGGCTGCACGGCGCACATCCTACCTCCCTTTCAAGAGAGGCGGGCAAAGAAATTTCTACCGAGGAAGTAAAAGATGTCTTCAGAGAAGAGTTCGGAAAAATATTTACGGATACCGCCGTGGCTGCGGGTTAA
- a CDS encoding small ribosomal subunit Rsm22 family protein, with translation MSIKVSSLFPLPTKDVSKELDKYIKILQKTVPLKSKHSTELKYAIRDLSRDLTGERSNLSNDYMGDPRSLNAYLRYFLPWNLYRMARLFQGLDINLPDNGIVVDLGAGPLTVAQALWIARPDLREKKLTFINVDRTPKPMREGSRLFTEMAGEKSPWRMVNVKGGSTSKLREKAHLLVTANMVNEASAGTRIPLPVWAEKFCLSMVHKLAPEGRILIIEPGIRRSGRVISVIRQEFVQAGFPILGPCTHEEECPMNGEKGKAWCHFNFDSDHAPAWLQKLSAECRLEKDNVSLSFLYVGLRKEETERPREGEMLIRAVSESFRLDEGGFGQYGCAAEGQILLSAQGGAKTLYPGGLIGMPIPEEEKRDEKSGALIVPLPIRESDKRKKK, from the coding sequence ATGTCTATTAAAGTAAGTTCACTTTTCCCACTGCCGACCAAGGATGTATCCAAGGAATTGGATAAATACATAAAAATTTTGCAAAAAACAGTTCCCCTGAAGAGCAAACACAGCACGGAACTGAAATATGCCATCCGCGATCTTTCGCGCGACCTGACCGGGGAACGTTCCAACCTGTCCAACGACTACATGGGCGATCCACGAAGCCTGAATGCCTACCTGCGTTACTTTCTGCCGTGGAACCTGTACCGTATGGCACGTCTGTTTCAGGGACTGGATATCAATCTGCCTGATAACGGCATCGTCGTCGATCTCGGCGCCGGGCCGCTCACCGTGGCTCAGGCCCTGTGGATTGCAAGACCGGATCTGCGCGAAAAAAAACTGACTTTCATCAACGTGGACCGCACCCCTAAACCCATGCGCGAAGGCAGCAGGCTTTTCACAGAAATGGCCGGGGAAAAATCACCATGGCGCATGGTCAACGTCAAAGGCGGATCAACCTCCAAGCTGCGCGAGAAAGCACACCTGCTGGTTACCGCCAACATGGTCAACGAAGCTTCTGCCGGAACACGTATTCCGCTTCCGGTCTGGGCGGAAAAATTCTGTCTGTCCATGGTCCACAAACTGGCCCCGGAAGGCAGAATCCTGATCATTGAACCGGGCATCCGCCGTTCAGGGCGAGTCATTTCCGTAATCCGTCAGGAATTTGTGCAAGCTGGTTTCCCCATTCTTGGACCCTGTACCCATGAAGAAGAATGTCCCATGAACGGCGAAAAAGGCAAGGCATGGTGTCATTTCAATTTTGACTCAGACCACGCCCCGGCATGGTTGCAGAAACTCTCAGCCGAGTGCCGTCTTGAAAAGGACAACGTAAGCCTTAGCTTCCTCTATGTAGGGCTGCGCAAGGAAGAAACCGAGCGCCCGCGTGAAGGTGAAATGCTTATCCGTGCGGTATCAGAATCCTTCAGGCTTGATGAAGGAGGATTCGGCCAGTACGGTTGCGCAGCCGAAGGACAGATCCTGCTTTCTGCCCAAGGTGGAGCAAAAACTTTGTATCCCGGAGGACTTATCGGGATGCCCATTCCTGAAGAGGAAAAACGGGATGAAAAATCCGGTGCTCTGATCGTCCCCCTGCCCATACGGGAAAGCGATAAGCGTAAAAAGAAATAA
- a CDS encoding ASKHA domain-containing protein — protein sequence MDKKITVRCHEGTIMEIAPASGLNMAQTLFLNGAFQGVPLCSGMGRCGLCKVRFESTPPQPRKEELLKLSVSEIESGWRLSCLHPATPAKIFLPEPERVVPRVSDKFSSKLPENLALAVDLGTTGLHWAFTLNGEIIKSGQELNPQIGLGSEVMSRLAFAAKPEQRKILSELVTERLKAIISETGPINKLVISGNPSMTTILAQENVEGLSRAPYSLPGKGGELVKLDAKLPEAYIPPHLAPFVGADITAGIVALNFSEPEAQPPYLFADLGTNGEFVLCLSEDEYIVCSVPMGPALEGVGMSNGRTAGPGAVSGFNLNPLGLAPSVIKTENSRQNQTSRPGITGTGYLSLCGLLLKSGVLNREGQFGPGNTPFAAKLASRLKEINGTPVLDLGYEGLVLPAQDVEEILKVKAAFNLAMSALLAEAGLAPSDLKELILGGAMGQHVNINDLVATGFIPAQNATITRAAGNTSLTGSIILTHNQEARDFAAGLPARSKVLELAGSSDFGQKYLERMIFKYVY from the coding sequence ATGGATAAAAAAATCACAGTGCGTTGCCATGAAGGAACAATCATGGAGATTGCACCCGCAAGCGGACTGAACATGGCCCAAACCCTTTTCCTGAACGGAGCCTTTCAGGGAGTTCCGCTCTGTTCCGGCATGGGACGTTGCGGGCTGTGCAAGGTGCGTTTTGAATCAACTCCCCCTCAGCCGCGCAAGGAAGAACTGCTGAAATTATCCGTCTCGGAAATAGAATCAGGCTGGCGGCTTTCCTGCCTGCACCCTGCCACACCGGCAAAAATATTCCTGCCCGAACCGGAACGGGTGGTTCCGCGGGTGTCAGACAAATTTTCATCAAAACTGCCCGAAAATCTGGCCCTTGCCGTGGATCTGGGCACGACCGGACTGCATTGGGCCTTTACCCTTAATGGCGAAATTATCAAATCAGGCCAGGAACTGAATCCCCAGATCGGGCTTGGCAGCGAAGTAATGTCCCGGCTGGCTTTTGCCGCTAAGCCGGAGCAGCGCAAGATACTATCCGAACTGGTCACGGAACGGCTCAAAGCAATTATATCTGAAACCGGCCCGATAAATAAACTTGTGATCTCCGGCAACCCTTCCATGACTACGATTCTCGCACAGGAAAACGTGGAGGGATTGAGCCGAGCACCCTACTCCCTGCCCGGCAAAGGCGGAGAATTAGTAAAGCTTGACGCAAAGCTTCCCGAAGCGTACATCCCGCCACATCTGGCCCCGTTTGTTGGTGCGGATATAACAGCGGGTATTGTGGCCCTGAATTTTTCTGAACCAGAAGCACAGCCTCCGTACCTTTTCGCCGACCTGGGAACTAACGGGGAATTCGTACTCTGCCTTTCCGAGGACGAATACATTGTCTGCTCTGTGCCCATGGGTCCGGCCCTTGAAGGGGTAGGCATGAGTAATGGACGCACTGCCGGACCGGGAGCGGTTTCCGGCTTCAACCTGAATCCGCTGGGGCTTGCGCCATCGGTGATAAAAACTGAAAATTCGAGACAGAACCAAACCTCAAGACCGGGAATTACCGGAACCGGGTACCTGTCTCTCTGCGGCCTGCTGCTTAAATCCGGTGTGCTGAACCGTGAAGGACAATTCGGCCCCGGCAATACGCCCTTCGCCGCAAAACTGGCAAGCAGGCTGAAAGAAATAAATGGAACTCCCGTGCTTGATCTGGGATATGAAGGACTGGTCCTGCCGGCTCAGGACGTGGAAGAAATCCTGAAAGTCAAGGCGGCTTTCAATCTGGCCATGTCCGCCCTGCTGGCTGAAGCCGGACTTGCGCCATCCGACCTCAAAGAACTGATTCTGGGCGGGGCCATGGGCCAGCATGTAAATATTAATGATCTGGTAGCAACCGGATTCATCCCTGCGCAAAACGCTACTATAACACGCGCCGCAGGCAACACATCCCTGACGGGATCTATAATTTTAACGCACAATCAAGAAGCAAGGGATTTCGCCGCCGGACTACCCGCTCGTTCCAAAGTTCTGGAACTGGCCGGAAGCAGTGACTTCGGACAGAAATACCTTGAGAGGATGATTTTCAAATATGTCTATTAA
- a CDS encoding sirohydrochlorin cobaltochelatase, translating into MKKAILFAAHGSKNRAASSALGNILKMAKEAHPDIPVFSAFTSGHVLKKLREQGQKLPTVKQNLENLSAEGFTHVVVQSLHVIPGTEFTNISRLLGRVEQGEIEFEKAVLGEPLLTNDQEIDEISDIILNLLQERDPQSEALILVAHGSKYSDSGNSLYDRFKEVLESKDKNAYLGKLNSEDGIEKISDRIKESGIKKAYLLPLLFGAGNHVKKDMAGDHEKSWMNVVASRGIEPIPVVQGVGEFDIFASRWMDKLEKAIRELEA; encoded by the coding sequence ATGAAAAAAGCCATTCTTTTTGCAGCACACGGATCAAAAAACAGGGCCGCAAGCTCGGCTCTGGGCAATATTTTGAAGATGGCTAAAGAGGCCCACCCGGATATTCCGGTCTTCAGCGCTTTCACTTCCGGGCATGTGCTCAAAAAGCTCCGTGAACAAGGGCAGAAACTGCCCACGGTAAAGCAGAACCTTGAAAATCTTTCTGCAGAGGGCTTTACCCATGTGGTAGTCCAATCCCTGCATGTAATTCCCGGCACGGAATTCACGAATATCAGCAGGCTGCTGGGCAGGGTCGAACAAGGGGAAATAGAATTCGAAAAAGCAGTTCTCGGTGAACCGCTGCTGACCAATGATCAGGAAATTGATGAAATTTCCGACATCATCCTGAATCTGCTGCAAGAGCGCGATCCTCAAAGCGAAGCCCTGATCCTCGTTGCCCATGGTTCCAAATATTCGGACAGCGGCAATTCCCTCTACGACAGATTTAAGGAAGTGCTGGAATCAAAGGACAAAAATGCTTATCTCGGCAAACTCAACTCCGAAGACGGCATTGAAAAAATCAGTGACCGCATAAAGGAGTCAGGGATAAAAAAAGCCTACCTGCTGCCCCTGCTATTCGGAGCCGGAAACCATGTAAAAAAAGACATGGCCGGGGATCACGAAAAATCATGGATGAACGTGGTGGCTTCACGCGGTATTGAGCCCATTCCGGTAGTGCAGGGAGTCGGTGAATTTGATATTTTTGCCAGCCGCTGGATGGATAAGCTTGAAAAGGCCATCCGTGAACTTGAAGCATAA
- a CDS encoding chemotaxis protein CheW translates to MKDSISSCISQLQESIIALEHGSGDINDILRATGLDNAQMRSAQIIALMDMLADGITTITPELITALLDISEAQKKFFYCIGGLLDHGGAPVDSKKEAEPECDFKSREGLANAPDQYEQEMMAEMLAMTGEIPDEADGWEKVEEPAQEPSGGPEDSLHKPEITADPQNDQIPAAAAKQIPEKEKSSKVQPASAKKKDAQAISSIRVSTQQLDSLIELVGKLMVTYAVIAQTKTDNISKISSSLSELDKVIRNLQSEVDEIRLVPLKQIFMPMHRLVKSTSQKLNKRIKFTTAGEELALDKTIVECLNEPLVHLLRNALDHGIESSEDRQMCGKDEVGKVQLNAFRKGDFAYIEIIDDGKGLDADILLNKALERGLADPEIDYTKEEIYEFILQSGFSTASAVTDISGRGVGMDAVVTAIQNTLDGKVSISSELGAGSTFTIAIPLSRSVNEGIVDALVTTVGPETFIFPSREVLEVYEPVEKEFTDLPDGRETVSVRGKVHPLIRMYKVFDLPEPDDEVIPKVILVKMGDTVAAIMVDEVLRQQKAVVTGFTLPVNTIYKLPILGFGMMGEHDALVVDSETLIASHMEREF, encoded by the coding sequence ATGAAGGACAGTATTTCCAGTTGCATTAGCCAGCTTCAAGAATCAATTATCGCTCTTGAGCACGGCTCAGGTGATATTAATGATATCTTAAGGGCTACGGGCCTTGATAATGCCCAAATGAGGTCGGCACAGATAATCGCCCTCATGGACATGCTGGCTGACGGCATCACTACCATAACTCCGGAACTTATCACCGCCCTGCTGGATATCAGTGAAGCCCAGAAAAAATTCTTCTACTGCATCGGAGGACTGCTGGATCATGGCGGCGCGCCCGTTGATTCAAAAAAAGAAGCCGAACCGGAATGTGACTTTAAATCCCGTGAAGGCCTCGCAAATGCGCCGGATCAGTACGAACAGGAAATGATGGCCGAGATGCTGGCAATGACCGGAGAAATTCCGGACGAAGCGGATGGCTGGGAAAAAGTCGAAGAGCCGGCACAGGAACCTTCCGGTGGTCCTGAAGACAGCCTTCATAAACCGGAAATAACTGCTGATCCGCAAAATGACCAAATCCCGGCTGCAGCAGCCAAACAGATTCCGGAAAAGGAAAAAAGCAGCAAAGTCCAGCCTGCCTCCGCTAAAAAGAAAGATGCACAGGCAATTTCATCCATCCGTGTTTCCACCCAACAGCTGGATTCACTGATAGAGTTAGTTGGTAAACTTATGGTTACCTACGCAGTCATTGCCCAGACCAAAACGGATAATATTTCCAAAATTTCCTCCAGCCTGTCCGAACTGGATAAGGTAATCCGCAATCTGCAATCAGAAGTTGATGAAATCAGACTGGTGCCGCTGAAACAAATCTTCATGCCCATGCACAGACTGGTCAAATCAACCTCCCAAAAGCTCAACAAACGCATCAAATTTACCACCGCCGGTGAGGAACTGGCCTTGGACAAGACCATTGTGGAATGCCTGAATGAACCGCTGGTCCACCTGCTGCGCAATGCCCTCGACCACGGAATAGAATCTTCCGAGGACCGCCAGATGTGCGGCAAGGACGAAGTCGGCAAGGTTCAGCTGAATGCTTTCCGCAAAGGAGATTTCGCCTACATTGAAATCATAGATGACGGTAAGGGGCTTGATGCGGACATACTGCTCAATAAAGCTCTGGAACGTGGGCTAGCCGATCCTGAAATTGATTACACCAAGGAAGAAATTTATGAGTTCATCCTCCAGTCCGGTTTCTCCACTGCCAGCGCAGTAACAGATATTTCCGGACGCGGAGTCGGTATGGATGCGGTAGTGACTGCTATCCAGAACACATTGGACGGTAAGGTATCCATCTCCAGCGAACTTGGCGCAGGATCAACCTTCACCATAGCCATTCCCTTAAGCCGTTCTGTAAATGAAGGCATTGTGGACGCACTGGTCACCACAGTCGGACCTGAAACTTTCATCTTTCCCAGTCGGGAAGTCCTTGAAGTATACGAACCCGTGGAAAAAGAATTCACAGACCTGCCCGATGGACGGGAAACAGTTTCCGTTCGCGGCAAGGTTCATCCACTGATACGCATGTACAAGGTTTTTGACCTCCCGGAACCGGATGATGAAGTCATTCCAAAAGTTATCCTTGTAAAGATGGGTGACACTGTAGCTGCAATCATGGTTGATGAAGTCCTGCGCCAGCAGAAAGCAGTAGTCACCGGATTCACCCTTCCCGTAAACACCATTTATAAGCTGCCTATCCTCGGCTTCGGCATGATGGGGGAACATGATGCACTTGTGGTGGATTCGGAAACGCTTATTGCTTCACATATGGAAAGGGAATTCTGA
- a CDS encoding Hpt domain-containing protein has translation MSEDDSLVEEFFSEVNDKYYPQVLEGIDLLDEQRIEEGIEVLSRPLHTIKGVTGFMSGFEPASTFTHKVEDFLKKMQAGEVEHDLMQIALAIESVNTIFMLIEQLRESGSYDQTLTDEIEARLSGGGPKAAGVDESDIDPLEIENFPGAQILNLKVSRLYNTKQLEIVDQNLQSVNYENRLLFDLGAAVSVGSAFFELIASYSETCDIGITGMNSHCMSTFYSWGFQRYLTVFESRESFLNNTGV, from the coding sequence ATGAGTGAAGATGATTCCCTTGTTGAAGAATTCTTCTCAGAAGTAAACGACAAGTACTATCCTCAGGTACTGGAAGGTATAGATCTCCTTGACGAACAACGCATCGAAGAAGGAATCGAGGTTCTTTCACGCCCACTGCACACCATCAAAGGCGTCACCGGTTTTATGTCCGGATTTGAACCAGCCTCCACCTTTACCCACAAAGTGGAAGATTTTCTAAAAAAAATGCAGGCCGGAGAGGTTGAACATGATCTCATGCAGATCGCCCTCGCCATCGAATCCGTAAACACAATCTTCATGCTCATTGAGCAGCTGCGGGAATCCGGCAGCTATGACCAGACCCTCACGGACGAGATTGAAGCCCGGCTCTCCGGTGGCGGTCCCAAGGCGGCAGGGGTTGATGAATCAGACATAGACCCCTTGGAAATTGAAAATTTCCCGGGCGCGCAAATACTGAACCTGAAAGTAAGCAGGCTTTACAACACCAAACAACTTGAAATAGTTGACCAAAATCTGCAATCCGTGAATTACGAGAACAGACTTCTTTTTGATCTCGGAGCAGCAGTCTCCGTAGGGTCAGCATTTTTCGAACTTATAGCTTCATATTCCGAGACCTGTGATATAGGTATAACCGGCATGAACAGCCATTGCATGAGCACATTTTATTCATGGGGCTTCCAACGGTATCTGACTGTTTTTGAAAGCAGGGAAAGCTTCCTGAACAACACCGGAGTTTGA
- a CDS encoding response regulator gives MRALIAEDEFVGRKLLSTFLAPLFAIDIAVDGKEAVEAFKLACEENEPYTLILMDIMMPKQDGLSALEEIRAYEKKKGITKHCRVIMTTALDDPKTVIRSFHDVEASAFIVKPVEREKLYKELEKIGLMNK, from the coding sequence ATGCGCGCGCTGATTGCCGAGGATGAATTTGTAGGACGAAAACTGCTCTCAACCTTTCTTGCCCCGCTTTTCGCGATAGACATCGCTGTAGACGGGAAAGAGGCGGTCGAAGCTTTCAAACTGGCCTGCGAGGAAAATGAGCCGTACACGCTTATACTTATGGACATAATGATGCCAAAGCAGGACGGGCTGTCTGCACTTGAAGAAATCAGGGCCTATGAAAAGAAAAAAGGGATTACCAAGCACTGCAGAGTGATTATGACCACCGCACTTGATGATCCCAAAACAGTAATACGATCCTTTCACGACGTTGAAGCATCCGCATTCATAGTAAAACCGGTTGAACGTGAAAAACTGTATAAAGAACTAGAAAAAATCGGGCTGATGAATAAATAA
- a CDS encoding RNA methyltransferase: MERQRTPQREARVREVLAKRQKDFTLIIDNVWDPHNVSAILRSCDAFGIYGIHLYYTVSQWPELAKKSSASGKKWVERTRHTDPVKMVGGLREQGYQVLRTGFSETARPLMDFDLSIPSAVILSNEHSGTAPELAELVPDEVYIPMQGMIQSFNVSVAAALILYHGFSQRFAKGMYDSPSFSPEEMEKLTAEWLAR; the protein is encoded by the coding sequence ATGGAAAGACAGAGAACACCTCAAAGAGAAGCAAGGGTCAGGGAAGTGCTGGCAAAGCGCCAGAAGGATTTCACGCTTATTATTGATAATGTATGGGATCCTCACAATGTTTCAGCCATCCTTAGAAGTTGTGACGCCTTCGGCATTTATGGCATTCACCTTTATTATACTGTGTCTCAATGGCCGGAGCTGGCGAAAAAATCTTCCGCTTCCGGCAAGAAGTGGGTTGAGCGGACCAGACATACTGATCCTGTAAAGATGGTCGGTGGATTGCGTGAGCAGGGGTATCAGGTTCTGCGTACCGGTTTTTCCGAAACAGCAAGGCCGCTTATGGATTTTGATCTCAGCATCCCTTCGGCTGTGATTCTCAGCAATGAACACAGCGGAACCGCCCCGGAGCTTGCCGAGCTGGTGCCTGATGAAGTGTACATCCCCATGCAGGGTATGATCCAGAGTTTTAATGTCTCCGTTGCCGCTGCGCTTATTTTGTACCATGGTTTTTCCCAGAGATTCGCCAAGGGCATGTATGACAGTCCGTCTTTTTCTCCGGAAGAGATGGAGAAACTTACAGCGGAATGGTTAGCACGCTAA
- a CDS encoding glycosyltransferase: protein MVAIINNFSAQKINSFLAAVKDSIPLWVLGTEELSHQNGMINAFQHFSTATPMFSDAGSGLALLAWQQNPLDRSAAAKCMGLNDSACLPAALIRILQKIISAPVSEIPLQDLDNLLQAGDQALIVRHLFPLLRGTDGLNWLAHSWDTLLRMGNAELPRTALDLVKWDDDFSQLKQILKVQFNFLYGAIDETLHELKKLDHDIWSLWMDYMHSELLLRSGQKDEGTAILAELWKNNFWNLNWGQKLHSQLNPIETGRALEKSDEAAILLYSWNNGKLIENTLKNLAASKIGKARIYALNNGSDDNTGQVMNEAQYLFKQGYYKKIQLQVNVGAPAARNWLLADPEVRKAKWAVFLDDDVELESDWLEELLATADKYKDPGAVGCRITSTGTPRSLQSADYHLFPPGNGTSQIEGLTERIKIFDSCRNGFDYGQFSYTRPAMHVSGCCHMLNMEAIHKCGPFDVRFNPTQFDDLERDLRAALGGYEHIYAGQLRIGHIQHSSLAKASNVRSMAQVFGNKIKLESKYSEQDLNTLFSRDISRLWKDVEHKWTELAEKL, encoded by the coding sequence ATGGTTGCCATTATAAATAATTTCAGTGCACAAAAAATAAATTCATTTCTTGCAGCTGTAAAAGATTCCATCCCTCTCTGGGTATTGGGAACCGAAGAATTATCCCACCAAAACGGCATGATCAATGCTTTCCAGCATTTCTCAACAGCAACGCCCATGTTCTCGGATGCGGGATCAGGACTGGCTCTGCTCGCATGGCAACAGAACCCGCTTGACCGCAGTGCTGCGGCAAAATGCATGGGTCTTAACGATTCCGCATGCCTGCCGGCGGCCCTAATCAGAATTTTACAGAAAATTATATCCGCCCCGGTCAGCGAGATCCCCCTGCAGGATCTTGACAATCTACTTCAGGCCGGAGATCAGGCTCTGATTGTCCGCCATCTTTTTCCGCTGCTTCGCGGAACAGACGGCCTGAACTGGCTGGCCCATTCATGGGACACCCTTTTGCGCATGGGAAACGCAGAGCTACCTCGGACAGCTTTGGATCTAGTCAAATGGGATGATGATTTTAGCCAGCTTAAACAAATACTTAAAGTACAGTTCAATTTTTTGTACGGGGCTATTGATGAAACCCTGCATGAGCTGAAAAAGCTGGACCACGACATCTGGTCCCTGTGGATGGACTACATGCATTCGGAACTGCTGCTGCGCTCCGGGCAGAAAGATGAAGGGACGGCAATACTGGCCGAACTATGGAAAAACAACTTCTGGAACCTGAACTGGGGGCAGAAACTGCACAGCCAGCTCAACCCGATTGAGACCGGACGCGCCCTTGAAAAATCTGATGAGGCAGCCATACTGCTCTACTCATGGAATAACGGAAAACTCATTGAGAATACCCTGAAAAACCTGGCCGCATCAAAAATTGGAAAAGCGCGTATTTATGCTTTGAACAACGGCTCTGACGACAACACCGGGCAGGTTATGAATGAAGCTCAGTATCTTTTCAAACAGGGATACTACAAGAAAATACAACTGCAGGTTAACGTGGGTGCCCCGGCAGCACGGAACTGGCTTCTGGCAGACCCGGAAGTACGCAAAGCCAAATGGGCAGTATTCCTGGATGATGATGTGGAGCTGGAGTCCGACTGGCTGGAAGAATTGCTGGCAACAGCTGACAAATATAAAGACCCCGGCGCCGTAGGCTGCCGCATAACCTCAACCGGAACCCCGCGCTCTCTGCAATCTGCGGACTACCACCTTTTTCCTCCCGGAAACGGGACCTCCCAGATCGAAGGGCTTACCGAACGAATCAAGATCTTTGACAGCTGCCGCAACGGCTTTGATTACGGACAGTTTTCATATACCCGCCCGGCAATGCACGTTTCGGGCTGCTGCCACATGCTGAACATGGAGGCCATCCATAAGTGCGGCCCGTTTGATGTACGTTTCAATCCCACTCAATTCGATGATCTTGAACGGGACCTGCGTGCCGCGCTGGGCGGATATGAGCACATATACGCCGGACAGCTGCGCATCGGACACATCCAGCACTCAAGCCTTGCCAAGGCAAGCAATGTGCGTTCCATGGCTCAGGTTTTCGGCAACAAAATAAAACTGGAGAGCAAATACAGCGAACAGGACCTGAACACTCTTTTCAGCCGGGACATCTCCCGCCTCTGGAAAGATGTCGAGCATAAATGGACGGAATTGGCTGAAAAACTTTAA